One genomic region from Cetobacterium sp. 8H encodes:
- a CDS encoding helix-turn-helix domain-containing protein, producing MKLKSTDIHILKILLSNNQITLDEIKNIYDETDKNIKSSLNRLNSFLDKFNYGKIMKENDMYFFHLQDNIKLNKATALPFFISPEERINYLLFLLSFEKKINTIEIAKYLNITRNTLASDIKILKNKISVENLTLKSVPWKGIYLDGNYKDIYIFSIKNMIKFLVDKESNKFIYKLYDNIINPALKEYYRRFISKDLDEEFSKLSIDILKHFNLEMDLYGVNTLKAIFIYLYQNNNNMDFKNSEIFFETYKKAKELYFDVYNSLISSELLVNKVFILENIEFLILSIITLQKKYLALEIQENTPIILRDIEKIFNIKFKLKEKIEFINILNVLNFNFHYEIHNYHKTPKNRLKFPDFLIEILKELTQKYNYKILKQDFYVLAHFLYDIIFIAHINNLKNKKILIFDYSNNNWVGNNIKNKLTNFFNFKNVDVLSSHMVNFFDCKIFSEYEFIISSSYSDDLNTLIRFCNIDEEKILILDYLDYFEVSSLINKLIFYKYLKLE from the coding sequence ATGAAGTTAAAAAGTACAGACATTCATATATTAAAAATTCTATTGAGTAATAACCAAATTACTCTAGATGAAATTAAAAATATATATGACGAAACAGACAAAAATATTAAATCAAGTTTAAATAGACTTAATAGTTTTCTTGATAAATTTAATTACGGAAAAATTATGAAAGAAAATGATATGTATTTTTTCCACTTACAAGATAACATTAAATTAAATAAAGCTACCGCACTTCCCTTCTTTATTTCTCCTGAAGAAAGAATTAACTATCTTTTATTTTTACTATCTTTTGAAAAAAAAATAAACACTATTGAGATAGCCAAATATCTTAATATAACTAGAAATACTTTAGCTTCAGATATAAAAATTTTAAAAAATAAAATCAGTGTGGAAAATTTAACCTTAAAATCAGTTCCATGGAAAGGTATTTATCTAGATGGAAATTATAAAGATATCTATATTTTCTCTATAAAAAATATGATCAAATTTTTGGTAGATAAAGAATCTAATAAATTTATATATAAGCTATATGACAATATTATTAATCCAGCTTTAAAAGAATACTATAGACGATTTATTTCAAAGGATTTAGACGAAGAGTTTTCAAAGTTATCAATTGATATTTTAAAACATTTTAATCTCGAAATGGATTTATATGGGGTAAATACATTGAAAGCTATTTTTATATATCTCTACCAAAATAACAACAATATGGATTTTAAAAATTCGGAAATTTTTTTTGAAACCTATAAAAAAGCTAAAGAATTATACTTCGATGTATATAACAGCTTAATATCTTCTGAACTTTTAGTAAATAAAGTTTTTATTCTAGAAAATATTGAATTTTTAATACTTTCTATTATTACTTTACAAAAAAAATATCTTGCTTTAGAAATTCAAGAGAATACGCCAATAATACTTAGGGATATTGAAAAAATCTTCAATATAAAATTCAAACTTAAAGAAAAAATAGAATTTATAAATATTTTAAATGTTTTGAATTTTAACTTCCATTATGAAATACATAACTATCATAAAACTCCTAAAAATAGATTGAAATTTCCAGACTTTCTAATTGAAATTTTAAAAGAATTAACTCAAAAGTATAATTATAAAATTTTGAAACAAGATTTTTATGTCCTAGCCCACTTTTTATATGACATAATTTTTATAGCACATATAAATAACTTAAAAAATAAGAAGATACTGATCTTTGATTATAGTAATAATAATTGGGTTGGAAACAATATTAAAAATAAACTAACTAATTTTTTTAACTTTAAAAATGTAGATGTTTTATCCAGTCATATGGTTAATTTTTTTGATTGTAAAATTTTTTCAGAGTATGAGTTTATAATCTCATCATCATACTCAGATGATTTAAATACCCTCATCAGGTTTTGTAACATAGATGAAGAAAAAATATTGATTTTAGATTACTTAGATTATTTTGAGGTGAGTTCTTTAATCAACAAACTAATTTTTTATAAATATTTAAAATTAGAGTAA